One segment of Pseudoalteromonas rubra DNA contains the following:
- a CDS encoding cytochrome c peroxidase, with amino-acid sequence MKSRQFWRWLLPLCLCSALAQADTNTLPTPQQLTAKVHSSNQVALTWQAPEDTSNIRGYRIYRDGKRIARTTLTFYQDNSAMAGTEYSYFVQAFAKGRDKNKLISDPSNTETVTTLSTDSNDGMRNGSVINIGIARLVDLCGTNDLNAVPDDQLDTCMDKVIAHYELQQGLEDMQAYVARYRRQEDPQLIALGKRLFFSKALSQDYDTSCASCHHPAQGCGSDGLSLSIGVNAENPDVMGLGRTDGSMIPSVGRSSPQICNTALWVNSMFWDQRVKLRQSNRESEVGLVSTAPIMTPEDEVTRLMNSQVANTDPLRLLMAQAHFPVTAAAEMGDPSSFESPQVYREFIASRLSDEWKSHFSAAYGDEQVNFLRIARALAAYQASFLFIDNPFFNYIEGDLAGLNNTEKRGALLFYTSAGCANCHDGVMFTPEKTRGPLYPQIGPNAVADGNAKNQFRMPSLLNVGITAPYGDKGVFQTLERVIEHYNDVTGSLESFYHNVETCQLPQFQHLTTDQCRQIVGGGEDFVLTLNAQNRAISDRGDEAIIKHFTSDEIHYLATFLRSLTDPNAVAGSNAIEVLVPPRDGGPDGHQFDAIDKNGNSL; translated from the coding sequence ATGAAATCAAGACAATTTTGGCGATGGTTGCTGCCCTTGTGCTTATGCTCTGCACTGGCACAAGCGGACACCAACACACTGCCCACGCCACAGCAGTTAACCGCAAAAGTGCACAGCAGTAATCAGGTTGCACTGACCTGGCAAGCCCCCGAAGACACCAGCAACATTAGAGGCTATCGCATTTATCGTGATGGCAAACGTATTGCCCGCACCACACTAACCTTTTATCAGGATAACAGTGCAATGGCAGGCACTGAATACAGCTACTTTGTTCAGGCTTTTGCCAAAGGCAGAGACAAAAACAAGCTCATCAGCGATCCTTCAAACACCGAAACAGTGACCACCCTGTCGACCGACAGCAATGATGGCATGCGTAATGGCTCAGTGATCAATATTGGCATTGCTCGCCTGGTCGATTTGTGTGGCACCAATGACCTCAATGCCGTCCCCGATGACCAGCTGGACACTTGTATGGATAAAGTCATTGCGCACTATGAGTTGCAGCAGGGACTGGAAGATATGCAGGCGTATGTTGCACGCTATCGTCGCCAGGAAGATCCGCAATTAATTGCCCTGGGCAAAAGGCTGTTTTTCAGTAAAGCACTGAGTCAGGATTACGATACCTCCTGCGCTTCATGCCACCACCCGGCACAAGGCTGTGGCAGTGACGGCTTGTCTTTATCTATTGGCGTCAATGCCGAAAACCCGGACGTGATGGGACTGGGACGTACCGATGGGAGTATGATCCCTTCAGTTGGGCGCAGTTCACCCCAGATCTGTAACACCGCCTTATGGGTCAACAGCATGTTCTGGGACCAACGCGTTAAATTACGCCAGAGCAACCGGGAAAGCGAAGTTGGCCTGGTATCAACCGCGCCGATTATGACACCCGAAGATGAAGTTACCCGACTGATGAATAGTCAGGTTGCGAATACCGACCCATTGCGTTTGCTCATGGCACAGGCACATTTCCCGGTGACAGCCGCCGCTGAAATGGGCGATCCAAGCAGTTTTGAATCGCCGCAAGTCTACCGTGAATTTATCGCCTCTCGCTTATCCGATGAATGGAAAAGCCATTTTTCAGCAGCCTATGGTGATGAACAGGTTAACTTTTTGCGCATCGCCAGAGCCCTTGCCGCCTATCAGGCCTCGTTCCTGTTTATCGACAACCCTTTCTTCAATTACATAGAAGGCGATCTGGCCGGTTTGAATAATACCGAGAAACGCGGTGCCTTGCTGTTTTACACCTCCGCAGGCTGTGCAAACTGCCACGATGGCGTGATGTTTACACCCGAAAAAACCCGCGGTCCTCTCTACCCGCAAATTGGCCCGAACGCCGTGGCAGATGGCAACGCTAAAAACCAGTTCCGGATGCCCAGTCTGCTGAACGTCGGGATCACTGCCCCTTATGGTGACAAAGGAGTCTTCCAGACACTGGAACGCGTTATTGAACACTACAATGATGTAACCGGCTCTCTGGAAAGCTTCTATCACAATGTAGAAACCTGTCAGTTACCTCAATTTCAGCACCTGACGACAGACCAATGCCGCCAGATTGTTGGCGGAGGCGAAGACTTTGTACTGACACTGAATGCTCAGAACCGGGCCATCTCCGACCGCGGCGACGAAGCAATCATCAAACACTTCACCAGTGATGAAATTCATTATCTGGCAACTTTCCTACGCTCACTGACCGATCCGAATGCAGTGGCTGGCAGTAATGCCATAGAAGTCCTCGTTCCACCTCGGGATGGTGGGCCTGATGGCCATCAATTTGATGCCATAGACAAAAACGGTAATTCACTTTAA
- a CDS encoding helix-turn-helix domain-containing protein, giving the protein MDGRVKLNCHRLKELRKSLGLSQEKLACACQDQALCVSIATLKRAECGSRVYYRTAGDLARFYQIPVAELLSEQPG; this is encoded by the coding sequence ATGGACGGCAGAGTGAAACTCAATTGTCATCGGCTCAAGGAACTTAGAAAAAGCCTGGGCCTGAGTCAGGAAAAATTGGCCTGTGCTTGCCAGGATCAGGCTTTGTGTGTGTCTATTGCCACACTGAAACGTGCCGAATGTGGCAGTCGCGTCTATTATCGCACCGCTGGTGACCTGGCACGCTTTTATCAGATCCCGGTTGCAGAGCTGCTCAGTGAGCAACCCGGCTGA